The nucleotide window TTCACGCGCGACGCCAGTCGCGAGACCTTCCGCGAGGCGGTGTTCTTGTGGAACACACCCTTGGTCACGCCGCGCATCAGCTCGGGCTGAGCGGCGCGCAGGGCAGCTTGTGCGGCTTCCTTGTCACCCGATGCGATGGCCTCTTCGACCTTGCGCAGGTAGGTGCGGATGCGCGAACGGCGGGCTTTGTTGACGGCAAAGCGCTTCTCGTTCTGACGTGCGCGCTTCTTGGCCTGGGGCGTATTTGCCATGATGATCAGTCCTGTGTGTCTGTGACGTATCGTCGGTATCCGGGGGCGCAATGACGCTCAGACCCGGATTCCTGTCGCCGGACCGATTCTTGCCTGAGCGGGCATCACGCGCATGTAGCGGTGCCCTATAAATGGAAAGCGGCCCGATGCAAAGCCCCAAACCGGACGACCCAAGGCAGGTGGTCGAAATTCCGCCGGGAAAAGGCTATATAAGACGTCCTGCCAAGGCAGGAGAGTTCATCCTGAAGGGAGGAATCAGACATGGACGCCATCAAGATCACGGAATACGCGCAGGCCCTTTATCGCGCACATGGCGACCGGGCCGAGGCCGAGGCCGCCCGCAAGGCCCGCGGCTGCGAGGAAAAGGGCGACGCCGCCCAGGCCGAGGATTGGCGCGCCGTCCAGGCAGCCGTTCGCAGCCAGAGAGGCGCGCTGCAGAAATAGGCGGTCCTACCGCCAAAATGCAAAACGGCCCGCCGGTGGGCGGGCCGTCGCTATCCTTGGTCAGCGTCGCCGGCTCAGCGGTCGCGGAACTGCGCGGTGCGCTTTTCCTGGAAGGCCGCCATGCCTTCCTTCTGATCTTCCGTCGCGAAGAGCGAATGGAACAGGCGGCGCTCGAACAGCAGACCCTCGGTCAGGGTCGTCTCATACGAGCGGTTCACGGCCTGCTTCGCGGCGATGGTCGCGACCATCGACTTCTCGGCGATCTTGTCGGCGGCCTGGCGCGCCTCTTCCATGAGCTTCTTGGCCGGCACGACGCGGCTCACGAGCCCCGAGCGCTCGGCTTCCTCGGCATCCATGAACCGACCGGTCAGGTGCATGTCCATCGCCTTGGACTTGCCCACGTAGCGGGTCAGGCGCTGGGTGCCGCCCATGCCGGCAATCACGCCAAGGTTGATCTCAGGCTGACCGAACTTCGCGGTCTCGGTGGCGATGATGAAGTCGCACATCATGGCCAGCTCACATCCGCCGCCCAGCGCGTAGCCCGATACGGCGGCGATCACCGGCTTGCGGACCCGCCCGACGGCCTCGATCGCGGGCTCGAAGAAATCGCCGAGGAACATCTCGACGAAGCTCTTTTCCGACATCTCCTTGATGTCGGCCCCTGCGGCAAAGGCCTTGGCCGAGCCCGTCAGGATGATGCAGCGCACCTTGTCATTCGCATCCGCCTCGATCAGCGCCTTCGAAAGCTCGGCAAGAAGCTGCGCGTTGAGCGCGTTCAAGGCATCCGGGCGATTGAGTGTGATGGTGGCGACGTGGTCCTCTACTTCGACGATGATCGTCTCATAGGCCATGACTGCGGGCTCCCGTCCGTTAGCGTCAAAACGCAGCCTTACCAGCTTGCGCACCCCGATCAAGTTATCTTTGGCACCTCGGACAGTAGAAGGTCGACCGCCCGGATTGCACGACCCGCTGCACCGTCCGGTCGCAGTCGGGCGTCCGGCAGGGCGCGCCCTCGCGCCCGTAGACATCGAAGTTGTGCTGAAAATATCCAAGCTCCCCATCGGCTTGGCGGAAATCGCGCAGGCTCGATCCGCCGGCGGCAATGGCCTCGTCGAGGACCTCCCGGATGATAGGAACCAGTGCAGCGATCCGCTTCGCGGCGATACGGCTGACGCGGCGTCTCGGGTCGATGCCTGCCCGGTAAAGCGCCTCGCAGACATAGATATTGCCCAGCCCCGCGACGATCTTCTGGTCGAGAAGCGCGCTCTTGATGGGCATCGACCGGCCCGCCAGAGCGGCCACGAGGTGGGATTCGCTGAAGCTGTTTCCAAGCGGCTCGGGCCCGAGCGCCGCGAGCAGCGGGTGCTCTTCTGCCTGCGCGGTCGGCATCAGGTCCATCGCTCCGAACCGCCGCGGATCGTTGAAGGTGATGCGCGCGCCGCCCGCCATGTCGAGCACCACGTGGTCGTGCTTTTCCGGCGCGGGATGATCGTGAACGAAATGGCCCAGCGCATCGCCCGAAACCAGCATCCGCCCGCTCATCCCGAGGTGCACGAGCAATGTCTCCCCGGTG belongs to Salipiger profundus and includes:
- the rpsT gene encoding 30S ribosomal protein S20, which translates into the protein MANTPQAKKRARQNEKRFAVNKARRSRIRTYLRKVEEAIASGDKEAAQAALRAAQPELMRGVTKGVFHKNTASRKVSRLASRVKALG
- a CDS encoding enoyl-CoA hydratase, encoding MAYETIIVEVEDHVATITLNRPDALNALNAQLLAELSKALIEADANDKVRCIILTGSAKAFAAGADIKEMSEKSFVEMFLGDFFEPAIEAVGRVRKPVIAAVSGYALGGGCELAMMCDFIIATETAKFGQPEINLGVIAGMGGTQRLTRYVGKSKAMDMHLTGRFMDAEEAERSGLVSRVVPAKKLMEEARQAADKIAEKSMVATIAAKQAVNRSYETTLTEGLLFERRLFHSLFATEDQKEGMAAFQEKRTAQFRDR
- the mutM gene encoding bifunctional DNA-formamidopyrimidine glycosylase/DNA-(apurinic or apyrimidinic site) lyase, giving the protein MPELPEVETVRRGLAPVMENQVIARAAVNRPDLRWPFPERMAERLTGARVNQLRRRSKYILADLDTGETLLVHLGMSGRMLVSGDALGHFVHDHPAPEKHDHVVLDMAGGARITFNDPRRFGAMDLMPTAQAEEHPLLAALGPEPLGNSFSESHLVAALAGRSMPIKSALLDQKIVAGLGNIYVCEALYRAGIDPRRRVSRIAAKRIAALVPIIREVLDEAIAAGGSSLRDFRQADGELGYFQHNFDVYGREGAPCRTPDCDRTVQRVVQSGRSTFYCPRCQR